The following proteins come from a genomic window of Proteiniphilum propionicum:
- a CDS encoding M3 family metallopeptidase, producing MKKLLFISLAFMTLLSCTNTKSSKSSGEAGSIFFTEYDTQFGMPPFDKITFSDYKPAFLKGMEEQSGEIDAIAGNQEAPTFENTIAALDNSGKMLTRVSRLFYGLKSAETNDSIQALAEELSPLLSEHNDNIYLNGKLFDRIKTLHDDTTGMNLTTEQYRLLDNYYKDFVRSGIMLGEAEKTRLREINKELSALTLNFGNNLLNETNNFKLVIDNKDDLAGLPEGVIAAAAEAAKAAGEEGKWAFGLQKPSWLPFLQYSEKRDLREKLYKAMYNRGDNDNENDNKRIINDIVNLRIEKAQMLGYKTHADFILEENMAKTPANVYKLLNEVWDYALPQAKKEAAELQALIDAEGGNFKLESWDWWYYTEKLRQQKYSLNEEEIKPYFKMENVREGVFEVANRLYGLSFRKLENVPVYNPEVEAYEVLDADGSHVSVFYTDYFPRAGKNAGAWMSSFRGQQVLDGKNIRPLVYNVGNFTRPTESTPSLLTLDEVETLFHEFGHALHGMLSNVTYAGVSGTSVPRDFVELPSQIMEHWAFHPEVLKLYARHYQTGEVIPDELIARIDAASKFNMGFITTEFVAAALLDMDYHTQSEKREFDVRSFETKSMEKIGLIKEIIPRYRSTYFSHIFSGGYSAGYYAYLWAEVLDADAFQPFVEKGVFDKATATSFRENVLSKGNSDDPMVLYKKYRGAEPNPVYLLKNRGFVE from the coding sequence ATGAAAAAGTTATTATTCATTTCATTAGCATTTATGACACTACTTTCCTGCACCAACACCAAGAGCAGCAAAAGCTCAGGTGAAGCCGGAAGCATTTTCTTTACCGAATATGACACACAGTTCGGTATGCCTCCGTTCGATAAGATTACTTTTAGTGATTACAAACCGGCCTTTCTTAAAGGGATGGAAGAGCAATCCGGAGAGATTGACGCCATCGCCGGTAACCAGGAGGCGCCCACTTTTGAAAACACCATCGCAGCATTAGACAACAGCGGAAAAATGCTGACACGCGTCTCTCGACTGTTCTACGGATTAAAAAGCGCCGAAACAAACGATTCCATTCAGGCGCTGGCTGAAGAGCTTTCTCCTCTTCTGTCAGAGCATAACGACAATATCTACCTGAACGGAAAGCTTTTCGACCGTATAAAAACGCTTCACGACGATACAACAGGCATGAACCTCACTACCGAACAGTACCGGTTATTAGATAACTATTACAAAGATTTCGTACGCTCCGGCATCATGCTGGGTGAAGCCGAAAAGACAAGGCTGCGGGAGATCAACAAAGAGCTCTCTGCACTTACACTTAATTTCGGGAATAACCTGCTTAACGAGACAAACAATTTTAAGCTTGTTATCGACAACAAGGATGATCTTGCAGGCCTTCCCGAAGGAGTGATTGCCGCTGCGGCCGAAGCAGCCAAGGCTGCAGGTGAAGAGGGGAAATGGGCCTTCGGGCTGCAGAAACCCAGCTGGCTGCCTTTTTTGCAATATTCAGAGAAACGCGATCTGCGCGAGAAGCTTTATAAAGCCATGTATAACCGTGGCGACAACGATAATGAGAACGACAACAAAAGGATCATCAACGATATTGTCAACCTACGCATCGAGAAAGCACAAATGCTTGGTTACAAAACACATGCCGATTTTATTCTGGAGGAGAACATGGCTAAAACTCCGGCTAATGTTTACAAGCTGCTTAACGAAGTGTGGGACTACGCACTTCCGCAAGCAAAGAAAGAGGCTGCAGAGCTGCAGGCACTCATTGATGCAGAAGGCGGAAACTTTAAGCTGGAGTCGTGGGACTGGTGGTACTACACCGAAAAACTGCGCCAGCAGAAATATTCACTTAACGAAGAGGAGATCAAGCCCTACTTCAAGATGGAAAACGTACGTGAAGGGGTGTTTGAAGTAGCCAACAGGCTCTACGGGCTGAGTTTTAGAAAGCTGGAAAATGTCCCCGTATATAACCCCGAGGTGGAAGCGTATGAGGTGCTCGATGCCGACGGATCACACGTTTCGGTTTTCTATACCGACTATTTCCCGCGTGCAGGCAAGAATGCCGGCGCATGGATGAGCAGCTTCCGCGGTCAACAGGTGCTCGACGGAAAAAACATAAGGCCTTTAGTTTATAACGTGGGCAACTTTACACGCCCCACAGAATCAACACCTTCGCTGCTTACACTCGACGAGGTGGAGACACTTTTCCATGAATTTGGCCACGCACTTCATGGCATGCTATCCAACGTAACCTATGCCGGGGTTTCGGGTACCAGCGTTCCTCGCGACTTCGTAGAGCTCCCTTCACAGATCATGGAGCACTGGGCATTCCATCCCGAAGTACTCAAACTATATGCCAGGCATTATCAGACAGGCGAGGTGATTCCCGATGAGCTGATTGCCAGGATCGACGCCGCTTCAAAATTCAACATGGGTTTCATAACAACCGAGTTTGTTGCTGCAGCTCTGCTCGATATGGATTACCACACTCAAAGCGAAAAGAGGGAGTTCGATGTGCGCAGCTTTGAAACAAAATCGATGGAGAAGATCGGGCTTATCAAAGAGATTATCCCGCGCTACCGCAGCACTTATTTCTCTCATATCTTCAGCGGTGGCTACTCAGCAGGGTACTACGCTTATCTATGGGCAGAAGTGCTTGATGCCGATGCATTCCAGCCGTTCGTAGAGAAAGGTGTTTTCGACAAGGCAACAGCTACCTCATTCCGCGAAAATGTGTTGTCAAAAGGTAACTCCGATGATCCGATGGTGCTATACAAAAAATACCGCGGCGCTGAACCCAATCCAGTCTATCTGCTCAAAAACAGGGGATTTGTAGAGTAA
- a CDS encoding NADH-quinone oxidoreductase subunit A, translating into MDNLSLFVVIFLTGVTLVAASITIARLLCPSSVNFQKGEPYECGLPTHGTSWMQFRVGYYLYAILFLMFDVETIFLLPWSTVVRELGVPGLVNILLFIVILGLGLAYAWRKGVLKWN; encoded by the coding sequence ATGGATAACTTATCACTATTCGTAGTGATCTTTCTTACCGGAGTCACACTGGTAGCAGCCAGCATTACTATTGCCCGGCTGCTCTGCCCAAGCTCTGTCAATTTTCAGAAGGGCGAGCCTTATGAGTGCGGATTACCTACGCATGGTACATCATGGATGCAGTTCAGGGTGGGATACTACCTCTATGCTATTCTTTTTCTGATGTTCGATGTGGAGACAATATTCCTTCTTCCGTGGTCGACGGTAGTCAGGGAATTAGGGGTGCCCGGCCTGGTTAATATTCTTTTATTTATCGTGATATTAGGACTGGGCCTTGCCTACGCCTGGAGAAAGGGGGTGCTGAAATGGAACTGA
- a CDS encoding NADH-quinone oxidoreductase subunit B, producing MELKDIKIKDFPSGEFKDNETLQVYIDRLNEANVNVVTGKLDEMVNWGRSNSLWPLVFATSCCGIEFMAAAAAHYDLARFGMEVTRNSPRQADLMIVAGTIVNKMAPLLRRVYDQMAEPKYVVAMGSCAISGGPFVNSYNVVNGADKVIPVDVYIPGCPPRPESLFYGLLQLQRKVKVERFFGNKRIVRPYNPDMLRDPETGEAIDPGNEFEACPGEIGECR from the coding sequence ATGGAACTGAAAGATATAAAGATCAAGGACTTTCCTTCAGGCGAGTTCAAGGATAATGAGACACTGCAGGTATATATTGACCGGCTGAATGAGGCTAATGTAAATGTGGTGACAGGCAAGCTTGACGAGATGGTCAACTGGGGGAGGAGCAACTCGCTCTGGCCTCTTGTTTTTGCCACAAGTTGCTGCGGCATTGAGTTTATGGCTGCCGCTGCTGCTCATTACGACCTGGCACGCTTTGGCATGGAGGTGACGCGCAACAGTCCCCGCCAGGCTGATCTGATGATTGTTGCGGGGACAATAGTGAATAAGATGGCGCCACTGCTGCGGCGTGTATATGACCAGATGGCCGAACCGAAGTATGTTGTAGCCATGGGATCGTGCGCCATCTCGGGAGGCCCTTTTGTGAACTCCTATAATGTTGTGAACGGCGCAGACAAGGTTATTCCGGTGGATGTCTATATCCCCGGCTGCCCTCCACGTCCCGAGTCGCTTTTCTACGGGCTGCTCCAGCTGCAGCGCAAGGTGAAGGTTGAGAGGTTCTTCGGCAACAAACGTATCGTCCGTCCCTATAACCCCGATATGCTGAGGGACCCGGAAACGGGTGAGGCCATAGACCCGGGGAATGAATTTGAAGCCTGTCCCGGTGAAATTGGTGAATGCAGGTAG
- a CDS encoding NADH-quinone oxidoreductase subunit D-related protein codes for MIVDLKEVVKEVVLSAAGNAVIEEKERLTVTVEPGLLHPLIKALCTCERIPFDYLISLTGMDWNDRLGVIYQLSSSKSPGNEIVVITSVGDRNNPLLYSVTDIYNAAHLNEREVYAMFGIRFINNPDMRRFLLPDDWKGFPLRKDYDGDPALNPVTIASREFSDTAPGITEDAAGNLVESTTPVFDDDDYIVNIGPQHPSTHGVMHFRTALDGEIVKKIDIHSGYIHRGIEKLCESMAYPQILHFTDRLDYLSANINRHALCMCVEKAAGIEVPPRAQYIRVIMDELNRISSHLLAFATHCNDLGATTAFIYGMREREHVLDIFDKACGGRLIINQNVIGGVMFDIYDDFCKDVNAFIPYMREKLKEYDDFFSHNVIALNRMVKVGVLSLEDAISYGVTGPAGRGSGWSCDVRRHKPYSLYDRVEFKEVIRTGGDSYARYMNRLEEIEESLHIIEQLIDNIPAGAVQTPVKPIVRLPEGRYFQSVETGKGEFGVLIESDGGKFPYRVKFRSPSLAAVSVMPLICKGELLSDFIGIGGSMDYVIPDIDR; via the coding sequence ATGATAGTAGATTTAAAAGAGGTTGTTAAAGAGGTTGTGCTCTCTGCTGCAGGCAATGCTGTGATAGAAGAGAAGGAGAGGCTGACCGTGACTGTTGAGCCGGGCCTTTTGCACCCTCTGATAAAAGCCCTCTGCACCTGCGAAAGGATCCCTTTCGATTACCTTATAAGCCTTACCGGCATGGATTGGAACGATAGGCTTGGTGTTATATACCAGCTTTCATCGTCAAAAAGCCCGGGAAATGAGATTGTTGTAATAACCTCAGTGGGCGACCGGAATAATCCGTTGCTTTACTCTGTGACGGATATCTATAATGCGGCTCACCTCAACGAGCGAGAGGTGTATGCAATGTTTGGCATACGCTTTATTAACAACCCTGATATGCGCCGTTTCTTGTTGCCGGACGACTGGAAAGGGTTCCCTCTGCGCAAGGACTATGACGGTGATCCTGCGCTTAATCCCGTTACGATTGCCAGCAGGGAATTTTCGGATACCGCTCCCGGTATTACTGAAGATGCTGCTGGGAACCTGGTGGAGAGCACAACGCCCGTTTTTGATGATGATGACTACATTGTCAACATCGGTCCGCAGCACCCTTCAACGCACGGCGTGATGCACTTCCGCACGGCCCTGGACGGGGAGATAGTAAAGAAGATAGATATTCACAGTGGCTATATCCACAGGGGAATAGAGAAGCTTTGCGAAAGTATGGCATATCCCCAGATCCTGCATTTTACCGACCGTCTTGATTATCTCTCTGCAAATATAAACCGACATGCCCTCTGCATGTGCGTGGAGAAAGCTGCCGGCATTGAAGTGCCGCCGCGGGCTCAGTATATACGTGTTATCATGGATGAGCTGAACCGCATAAGCTCACACCTGCTGGCGTTTGCTACGCACTGTAACGACCTGGGGGCAACTACCGCTTTTATCTACGGGATGCGCGAGCGGGAACATGTTCTGGATATTTTCGACAAGGCCTGCGGAGGGCGGCTGATAATCAACCAGAACGTGATAGGCGGGGTGATGTTCGATATCTATGATGATTTCTGCAAAGATGTAAATGCTTTTATTCCATATATGAGGGAGAAGCTGAAGGAGTATGATGATTTTTTCTCGCATAACGTTATTGCCCTCAACCGCATGGTGAAGGTGGGAGTTCTTAGCCTGGAGGATGCTATAAGCTATGGTGTTACCGGTCCAGCCGGGCGTGGTTCCGGCTGGTCGTGCGATGTGCGCAGGCATAAACCCTACTCACTGTACGACAGGGTTGAGTTTAAAGAGGTTATACGCACCGGGGGCGACTCGTATGCCCGCTATATGAACCGCTTGGAAGAGATAGAGGAGTCGCTTCATATAATAGAGCAGCTGATAGATAATATACCCGCAGGAGCGGTCCAGACACCGGTGAAGCCTATCGTCCGCCTGCCGGAAGGGCGCTATTTCCAGAGTGTGGAGACAGGAAAGGGGGAGTTCGGCGTGCTTATAGAGAGTGACGGCGGCAAATTCCCTTACAGGGTGAAGTTCCGTTCGCCCTCGCTTGCCGCGGTATCGGTGATGCCGCTCATATGCAAGGGTGAGCTTCTCTCCGACTTCATAGGCATAGGTGGCTCGATGGATTACGTGATACCGGATATCGACAGGTAG
- the nuoH gene encoding NADH-quinone oxidoreductase subunit NuoH, whose product MEYSQPLELDGLISEIHIFISGNLPPVWATLTEGIIVLAALLISYAAIALVLIYAERKVTAFFQARLGPNRLGKYGFLQSIADMVKILIKEVIHINRVDKFLFYAAPFFVICSSVMAFGAIPFGKGLQVVDFNLGIVYLLAVSSLGVIGVLLAGWSSNNKYSMIGAMRSGAQFISYELSAAFALMTVVVMTGTMQLSEIVENQRYVWNIFNGHLPAIVASLIYLISGHAETNRAPFDLPEAEGELTAGYHTEYSGMQFGFFYLAEYLNMFIIAAIATTVFLGGWMPVQIKGWDTFNQVMWYIPSYAWFLGKTAVLIFLSLWVRWSFPRLRIDLLLNLEWKYLLPINLVNIIVMVVVVLAGWTLTDLFPGLFGLN is encoded by the coding sequence ATGGAATATAGTCAACCATTAGAACTGGACGGTTTGATTTCTGAAATCCACATATTTATTAGTGGCAACCTGCCGCCGGTGTGGGCAACGCTGACTGAAGGCATCATTGTTCTTGCAGCACTTCTCATATCGTACGCAGCCATCGCGCTGGTGCTTATTTACGCAGAGAGAAAGGTGACAGCTTTTTTTCAGGCCCGCCTGGGTCCCAACCGCCTTGGTAAATATGGTTTTTTACAGAGTATAGCAGATATGGTAAAAATTTTGATCAAGGAGGTTATACATATCAACAGGGTGGATAAGTTTCTATTCTATGCTGCGCCCTTTTTCGTGATATGCTCATCGGTGATGGCTTTCGGAGCTATCCCTTTCGGTAAGGGATTGCAGGTGGTAGATTTCAATTTGGGAATCGTCTATCTGCTTGCTGTCTCGTCGCTTGGCGTCATAGGAGTGCTTCTGGCAGGGTGGTCGAGCAACAATAAATACTCAATGATTGGAGCAATGCGTAGCGGCGCCCAGTTTATCAGCTATGAACTTTCGGCCGCCTTCGCGCTGATGACAGTTGTTGTGATGACAGGTACGATGCAGCTCTCGGAGATTGTGGAGAACCAGCGCTATGTGTGGAACATATTCAACGGGCACCTGCCGGCAATAGTAGCCTCACTGATATACCTGATCTCGGGCCATGCTGAGACAAACCGGGCTCCTTTCGACCTGCCCGAGGCGGAGGGGGAGCTTACTGCGGGATACCATACCGAGTACTCGGGTATGCAGTTCGGCTTTTTTTATCTTGCAGAATATCTCAACATGTTTATTATTGCAGCTATAGCCACCACCGTCTTTCTTGGGGGATGGATGCCTGTGCAGATAAAGGGGTGGGATACATTTAATCAGGTGATGTGGTATATACCCTCGTACGCCTGGTTCCTTGGTAAAACGGCTGTGCTGATATTCCTGAGCTTGTGGGTCCGCTGGTCTTTTCCACGACTGCGTATCGACCTTCTTCTCAACCTTGAGTGGAAGTACCTGCTTCCGATAAATCTTGTAAATATTATAGTAATGGTAGTGGTAGTGCTTGCCGGATGGACCTTGACTGACCTGTTCCCGGGCCTGTTCGGTTTGAATTAG